A window of the Rhipicephalus sanguineus isolate Rsan-2018 unplaced genomic scaffold, BIME_Rsan_1.4 Seq413, whole genome shotgun sequence genome harbors these coding sequences:
- the LOC119377231 gene encoding neprilysin-1, translating into MAEKSASLSRRMKKHLKLARVSRINKLHQVWENNLLEFSSLDSNGARRPTWCVRVLALGALAVIMAAAIVALVMAPPPKPLEDDRYLARQHAAPLSALEENHFARLSRSLNRMADPCQDFYAYVCANWEPPRDVFVAPWKRSPLPGWEWTNAASGPAGDSASVRRVSAALTKCWRVYTDRHETQPELVRALRSLGVPINPRRWEILDRPLDVLVRLSLRAALPVTLLAEPTADLRAPGQMIVLLAKGRIYQQWAEARLAEEPKALHAAAELIGGARFARDVVNVESVVSRWADTFATNFAGSEPEYLTVRSLALRTPGISVNDWLRAINQSPPVYVNAVDDVYVFDQYGVQLTQRIDAEFGGARRREVIRWIAALVFHYLAPATSFNLMLRFNRPPQRSCYEYALTLAPYALVTQAARRRVWPEEARAARTVYERVRDVVRSSLADWMASRVSRNEAETRVNALNVVMGVPEHLSTAAGLDAEYDYLEGFHGVFIRDLLRSLKAKARRAARLFNASLSTPVANLRTAMYSGAPHPSIGDEPFFVPYYHVIVVPPRFLAPPFVLINSSAASYGGFGHVVGAAMLEAFDSRGLLLSHQGIRADWLDSTTRDKWTSKRKCLLTRYATGAAPFDSDYSRNTLDENYADVAGYEAALRALRSDPSYRQHEESPVAELNNEQLFYVSLCYKWCSRGRPPLQHAANETWRTRPDHKCNIALPTVAGFADAFG; encoded by the exons ATGGCGGAGAAGTCGGCCTCTCTCAGTCGCAGAATGAAGAAACACCTGAAATTGGCTCGCGTAAGCCGAATCAACAAGCTTCATCAA GTGTGGGAAAACAACCTGTTAGAGTTCTCGAGTCTAGACAGCAACGGCGCTAGGAGGCCCACGTGGTGCGTGCGTGTGCTCGCGCTGGGCGCCTTGGCCGTGATCATGGCGGCTGCCATCGTGGCTCTGGTGATGGCGCCGCCTCCGAAACCACTGGAAGACGACCGCTATCTGGCTCGGCAGCACGCGGCGCCGCTCAGCGCGCTCGAGGAAAATCACTTCGCGCGCCTCTCACGCTCGCTGAACCGCATGGCGGACCCGTGCCAGGACTTTTACGCTTACGTGTGCGCCAACTGGGAGCCGCCGAGGGACGTCTTTGTTGCGCCCTGGAAG CGTTCCCCTCTACCCGGCTGGGAATGGACGAACGCCGCGAGTGGACCTGCCGGCGATTCGGCCAGCGTGCGGCGCGTGTCGGCGGCGCTGACCAAGTGCTGGCGCGTGTACACCGACCGCCACGAGACGCAGCCCGAGCTGGTGCGGGCGCTGCGCTCGCTCGGAGTGCCCATCAACCCGCGCCGCTGGGAGATCCTCGACCGGCCGCTGGACGTGCTCGTGCGGCTGAGCCTGCGAGCCGCGCTTCCCGTCACGCTGCTCGCCGAGCCCACGGCTGACTTGCGCGCGCCGGGCCAGATGATAGTGCTGCTCGCCAAGGGGCGCATCTACCAGCAGTGGGCCGAGGCGCGCCTTGCG GAAGAACCCAAGGCACTCCACGCTGCCGCCGAGCTTATCGGCGGCGCACGGTTCGCGCGCGACGTCGTCAACGTCGAATCGGTCGTGTCCCGCTGGGCGGACACGTTCGCGACCAACTTCGCCGGTTCGGAGCCCGAGTACCTCACGGTGCGGTCGCTGGCGCTTCGCACGCCGGGCATCAGCGTCAACGACTGGCTCCGAGCAATCAACCAGAGCCCTCCCGTGTACGTTAACGCCGTGGACGACGTCTACGTCTTCGACCAGTACGGCGTGCAACTGACGCAGCGCATAGACGCCGAGTTTGGGGGCGCTCGGCGACGTGAGGTGATCCGCTGGATCGCCGCCCTCGTGTTCCACTACTTGGCTCCCGCGACCTCGTTCAACCTGATGCTACGGTTCAACCGGCCTCCGCAGCGCAGTTGCTACGAGTACGCTCTCACGCTGGCGCCCTACGCGCTCGTGACGCAAGCCGCGCGCCGCCGGGTGTGGCCCGAAGAGGCGAGAGCCGCGCGCACCGTCTACGAGAGGGTGCGCGACGTGGTAAGGTCCTCGCTGGCCGACTGGATGGCGTCGCGAGTCTCGCGCAACGAAGCGGAGACGCGTGTGAACGCCCTGAACGTGGTGATGGGCGTGCCGGAGCACTTGAGCACGGCGGCAGGACTCGATGCCGAGTACGACTACTTGGAGGGCTTCCACGGTGTATTCATCAGGGACCTGCTTAG GTCTCTCAAGGCCAAGGCTAGGCGCGCGGCTCGCCTATTCAATGCCAGCCTGTCGACGCCCGTAGCGAACCTTAGGACCGCCATGTACTCTGGGGCGCCGCACCCCAGCATCGGCGACGAGCCATTTTTCGTTCCCTACTACCACGTGatcgtcgtgccaccccggttcCTGGCGCCGCCCTTCGTCCTGATCAACTCGAGCGCGGCCTCGTACGGAGGGTTCGGTCACGTGGTTGGTGCCGCCATGCTCGAGGCGTTCGACTCTCGCGGTTTACTGCTCAGCCACCAGGGAATCCGCGCCGATTGGCTCGACTCCACCACCAGGGACAAGTGGACGAGCAAGAGGAAGTGCCTGCTCACAAG GTACGCAACCGGTGCGGCGCCGTTCGACTCCGACTACAGCCGCAACACTCTGGACGAAAACTACGCCGACGTTGCCGGCTACGAGGCAGCGCTACGGGCACTCCGTAGCGACCCCAGCTACAGGCAGCACGAAGAGTCGCCCGTAGCCGAGCTGAACAACGAGCAGCTCTTCTACGTGAGCCTGTGCTACAAGTGGTGCAGCCGCGGTCGTCCGCCGCTACAGCATGCCGCCAACGAGACGTGGCGGACGCGGCCCGACCACAAGTGCAACATCGCGCTGCCCACTGTGGCGGGATTCGCCGACGCCTTCGG